A window of Streptomyces sp. Je 1-332 genomic DNA:
CGCGGGGGCCGCGCTGCGACCGCTGGGGGCGGGGACGGCCGGCATCGAGCCGATGTTCTTCCTCATGGTGCTCAGCGGACGTGTGCTCGGACCCGGCTTCGGGTTCGTGCTCGGCGCCGTGTCCATGTTCGCCTCCGCGCTGCTCACCGGGGGCGTCGGCCCGTGGATGCCGTTCCAGATGCTGTCCATGGGGTGGGTCTGCATGGGGGCGGGGCTGCTGCCAGGACCCGACCGCATCCGCGGCCGCGGCGAGCTGTGGCTGCTCGCCGCCTACGGGGCCGTCTCGTCCGTCCTGTACGGCACCGTCATGAATCTGCAGGGCTGGCCCTACCTCGGCGGCCTCGCGACCGGCGTCTCCTTCGTGCCCGGTGACCCCGTCGGCGACAACCTGGGCCGCTTCATCGCGTACTGCCTGGCGACCTCGCTGGGCTGGGACCTCCCCCGCGCCGTCGTCACCGTCCTGCTGAGCCTCGCCCTCGGGCCCGCCGTACTGAAGGCGCTGCGCCGGGCCACGCGCCGGGCCGCCTTCGAGGCCCAGGTCACGTTCGAGGGGCCGAAGGCGTAGGCGAC
This region includes:
- a CDS encoding ECF transporter S component, which codes for MSGSSAARQARPIRLGPRSIGALALVSAVGVVAFGWPLIAGGESGLSAHAQDAPWLFAALLPLLLAVVVATIADVGLDAKAIAMLGVLAAAGAALRPLGAGTAGIEPMFFLMVLSGRVLGPGFGFVLGAVSMFASALLTGGVGPWMPFQMLSMGWVCMGAGLLPGPDRIRGRGELWLLAAYGAVSSVLYGTVMNLQGWPYLGGLATGVSFVPGDPVGDNLGRFIAYCLATSLGWDLPRAVVTVLLSLALGPAVLKALRRATRRAAFEAQVTFEGPKA